From the genome of Spinacia oleracea cultivar Varoflay chromosome 2, BTI_SOV_V1, whole genome shotgun sequence, one region includes:
- the LOC130467349 gene encoding uncharacterized protein, protein MAYKEKRKTSMYLGRIQQGKDESLRSYVKRFNLEVGQIPDLPNGVSFDNFIRGLKKGSLKFDLVKKSVRTMAEVLDEAEVFIHATEICSASKVGKNGEATDSSEKKEKIDRKVPRVNVDVGTRLDLERPFPMKSPAESRDPKLYCQFHEYIGHDTKDCRSLKRAMDDLASKGHLKNYLQRSTHGTRKNHYKKNKSHVSDTEGNHSEGGFLAVISGEPAAGGPTMRGQKDYARCLGQVMLSGKSPVDPFPRIEICESDGGRVATPHDYPLVVEIKISNMRVKHFLIDTGRSSDIMCMEFLSRLDHDPKTTKTIHYPIIGFGGSIIHPIKAVVVTHLMLLKYVCDDGTIGTIHGDQQQERDSYLTTLNPSAWRKDLAGTKGKRKYEEEPPTAGEGILVKIEKSG, encoded by the exons ATGGCATAcaaggaaaaaaggaaaacaagcatgTATTTGGGACGCATTCAACAAGGAAAGGACGAGTCATTGCGAAGCTATGTTAAGCGCTTCAACCTAGAAGTCGGACAGATCCCAGATCTGCCCAATGGCGTCTCTTTCGATAATTTTATTAGAGGATTGAAGAAGGGGTCACTCAAGTTTGACTTAGTTAAGAAAAGTGTCCGGACTATGGCTGAAGTCTTGGACGAGGCCGAAGTCTTTATTCATGCAACAGAAATATGTAGTGCGTCCAAGGTTGGAAAGAATGGTGAAGCGACAGACTCCTCagagaagaaagagaagatAGACAGGAAAGTCCCACGAGTAAATG TGGACGTCGGGACCAGGTTGGATCTTGAACGGCCCTTCCCCATGAAATCTCCTGCTGAGAGTCGAGATCCTAAGCTGTATTGTCAGTTCCACGAATATATAGGGCATGACACCAAGGATTGCAGAAGCCTGAAGAGAGCCATGGACGACCTAGCCTCCAAGGGGCACCTAAAGAACTACCTGCAAAGAAGCACTCACGGCACTAGAAAAAATCATTACAAGAAAAACAAGTCACATGTCTCAGATACAGAAGGAAATCACAGCGAAGGAGGATTTTTAGCCGTCATATCAGGAGAACCAGCTGCTGGTGGGCCCACCATGAGGGGACAAAAAGATTATGCTCGCTGTCTAGGACAAGTAATGTTATCAGGAAAATCACCAGTGGACCCATTCCCTCGGATAGAAATATGCGAGTCAGACGGTGGACGTGTAGCCACCCCACATGACTACCCTCTCGTGGTCGAGATCAAAATCTCTAACATGAGAGTAAAACACTTCTTGATAGATACAGGAAGATCATCTGATATAATGTGCATGGAGTTCCTAAGCCGCCTAGATCATGACCCTAAGACCACAAAGACCATCCACTACCCTATCATTGGCTTTGGAGGAAGCATTATACATCCA ATTAAGGCAGTGGTTGTCACCCATCTCATGCTTCTGAAGTATGTGTGTGACGATGGGACAATAGGAACTATACACGGAGAtcaacaacaagaaagagacaGCTACCTCACAACTCTTAACCCATCAGCATGGAGGAAAGATCTGGCTGGGACCAAAGGCAAAAGGAAGTATGAAGAAGAACCACCAACGGCCGGCGAGGGTATCCTAGTTAAAATAGAGAAAAGTGGCTGA